In the Oncorhynchus gorbuscha isolate QuinsamMale2020 ecotype Even-year unplaced genomic scaffold, OgorEven_v1.0 Un_scaffold_4368, whole genome shotgun sequence genome, tgaacatcccctacccagcccatactgaagcccatactgaacatccccTACCCAGCCCACACTGAagcccatactgaacatccccaacccagcccatactgaacatcccctacccagcccatactgaagcccatactgaacatcccctacccagcccatactgaacatcccctacccagcccatactgaagcccatactgaacatccccTACCCAGCCCACACTGAAGCCCATACTGAACATTCCCTACCCagcccatactgaacatccccTACCCAGCCCATACTGAAGCCCATAATAAACATCCCCTACCCagcccatactgaacatccccTACTCAGCCCATACTGAagcccatactgaacatcccctacccagcccatactgaagcccatactgaacatccccAACCTAGCCCATACTGAagcccatactgaacatcccctacccagcccatattgaagcccatactgaacatccccTACCCAGCCCATACTGAAGCCCATACTGAACATTCCCTTCCCAGCCCATACTGAACATCCTCTACCCAGCCCATACTGAagcccatactgaacatcccctacccaacccatactgaacatcccctacccagcccatactgaagcccatactgaacatcctctacccagcccatactgaacatccccTACCCAGCCCATACCGAAGCCCATACTGAACATCCTCTACCCAGCCCAGCATCAGTACAGCATCGGCGACGTACATGGCGTCTTTACTAGTGTCAGATGCAGCATCACTTTAATCACTGTATCCAACAAGCCTGTTGCAGCCTACCTACCACTATTTCAAATGCAAataccactgtatatatataatatgcacCTCCGGGCAACAAGCCTGTTGCAGCCTACCTACCACTATTTCAAATGCAAAtaccactgtatatataatatgcaCCAGCAGGGCAACAAGCCTGTTGCAGCCTACCTACCACTATTTCAAATGCAAataccactgtatatatataatatgcacCAGCCGGGCAACAAGCCTGTTACCAGCCTACCTACCACTATTTCAAATGCAAATACCACTTGTGCATTCGACAAACAAACAACCTGTTGACCAGCCACAAACAATGTCCCATTGTACAGTATGTCACATAATACATCTCCATATATGTCCTTCTTCCTGGCTATTACATATTTAAGTATACATTGGAAGGTTTTATTCCGTGGTAGATAATGTGCATTGGACAGCGAGGCGAGTTTGGCACCGAGCAGGTTTGACATTCAAACAGATCTGAAGCGCAGAGACCAGGCAGACTCAGCTGGCGGTTTACATCTCTTTAAACCTGGGGCTCTTCTGGCAGCCGCTCAGAACAGCCAGACCCAGATGTTGGGTGTATAGCCGGCCGTGGCTGACGGCCAAGTGCTGTGCGATGGTGGCTAGgtgagaaagggatggagagggagggaggggagcaggggtagaggggagagatataAGGATGTGAGGTGGAGATagagagcggggggggggggggtgaaggatgagagaagggggagaaaagaCAGTTAGGATGAGGAAGACTGAGAGACTatgagagcgagggggagagggaggatgtggaagagagagattagatgagggagagaagagagagagagacgctggcTCACTGTGCTACAAGGACAGATGCTGCGTTTGAATGTATCACCAGTGAACAGAGCTTTATACGGCTGTGTTCTGTTTTACAGCTGGCGGTCGGGTTTACAAGAGCACAGAAAATAGAGCGCAGTCTTACAATCGATTACTAGTGCCAGTTTAAAATACAGATAGATAGCTATGCTATTTATACATTATTAACACTGGAGGCTACTAATTGGGACTTTTGCACAGAGATGAAGGCGTCCATATGTAATTACCAGATAATAAAATGGCATgatagtaatgtgtgtgtgtgtgtgtgtgtgtgtgtgtgtgtgtgtgtgtgtgtgtgtgtgtgtgtgtgtgtgtgtgtgtgtgtgtgtgtgtgtgtgtgtgtgtgtgtgtgtgtgtgtgtgtgtgtgtgtgtgtgtgtgtatttttgtgtgtgtgagcaaacgtgtgtatgtgtgtgtatgtgcaaatgcatgtgtgtgtgtgtgtgtgtgagtgtatccgtatatagcttccgtccctctcctcaccccaaccTGGGCtggaaccagggaccctctgcacacatcgaccaCAGTCACTCACggagcatcgttacccatcgcaccacaaaagccacggcccttgcagagcaaggagaacctctacttctaggtctcagagcgagtgacgtcacccactgaaacactattagcgcgcaccaccgctggccagctagccatttcacatcggccaCATGTGCCTTCATGTGTACATGCGTGGGTGTTCTAGTCCATGTGTTAGCATGTGACACTGCTCTCATATGTTGTCATCCTTGAGCCAGCATAATCCCAACCACTACACAGTACCCACCAGTCCCCTGtaccccaccatgtcctctcatcCAGCAGGCAGGACACCCACCAGTTCCCTGTACCCCACCTTGTCCCCTCATCCAGCAGGCAGGACACCCACCAGTCCCCTGTACCCCACCATGTCCCCTCATCCAGCAGGCAGGACACCCACCAGTCCCCTGTACCCCACCATGTCCCCTCATCCAGCAGGCAGGACACCCACCAGTCCCCTGTACCCCACCATGTCCCCTCATCCAGCAGGCAGGACACCCACCAGTCCCCTGtaccccaccatgtcctctcatcCAGCAGGCAGGACACCCACCAGTTCCCTGTACCCCACCATGTCCCCTCATCCAGCAGGCAGGACACCCACCAGTCCCCTGTACCCCACCATGTCCCCTCATCCAGCAGGCAGGACACCCACCAGTTCCCTGTACCCCACCATGTCTCCTCATCCAGCAGGCAGGACACCCACCAGTCCCCTGTACCCCACCATGTCCCCTCATCCAGCAGGCAGGACACCCACCAGTCCCTTGtaccccaccatgtcctctcatcCAGCAGGCAGGACACCCACCAGCCACCTGTACCTCACCATGTCCCCTCATCCAGCAGGCAGGACACCCACCAGTCCCCTGtaccccaccatgtcctctcatcCAGCAGGCAGGACACCCACCAGTCACCTGtaccccaccatgtcctctcatcCAGCAGGCAGGACACCCACCAGTCACCTGtaccccaccatgtcctctcatccagcaggcaggacacccaccagtcccctgtaccccaccatgtcctctcatcCAGGAGACAGGATACCCACCAGTCCCCTGtaccccaccatgtcctctcatcCAGGAGACAGGACACCCACCAGTCCCCTGtaccccaccatgtcctctcatcCAGCAGGCAGGACACCCACCAGCCACCTGtaccccaccatgtcctctcatcCAGCAGGCAGGACACCCACCAGCCACCTGtacccaccatgtcctctcatcCAGGAGACAGGATACCCACCAGTCCCTGTACCCCACCATGTCCCTCTCATCCAGGAGACAGGACACCCACCAGTCCCCTGTAAtaccccaccatgtcctctcatcCAGCAGGCAGGACACCACCACTTCCCTAGTCACACCATGTCCTTCTCTTCCAGCTTTCATCCTCTATCCTCCCAGTCCCCTGTGTCCTTATCCACCATGTCCTTCTCATCCAGCAGGCAGGACACCCACCAGTCCCCTGTACCCGACCATGTCCTCTTATCCAGCAGTCAGGACACTCCCTTCCCAGTCACCTGtaccccaccatgtcctctcatcCAGCAGGCAGGACTCCCACCAGTCACCTGtaccccaccatgtcctctcatcCAGCAGGCAGGACACCCACAAGTCCCCTGTACCCCACTATGTCCTCTCATCCAGGAGACAGGACACCCACCAGTCACCTGTACCTCACCATGTCCCCTCATCCAGGAGACAGGACACCCACCAGTCACCTTCTCTTCACCATGTCCCCTCATCCAGGAGACAGGACACCCACCAGTCCCCTGTCCTCACCATGTCCCCTCATCCAGCAGGCAGGACACTGTCCATCCCCTTctcccaccatgtcctctcatcCAGCAGGCAGGACAGTCACTGTCCAGTCACCTGTACCCCACCTTTCATCCCTCATCCAGCAGGCAGGACACCTACCAGTCCTTCTCTGtaccccaccatgtcctctcatcCAGCAGGCAGGACTGTCACCAGTCCCCTTCTCTTCCCACCATGTCCCTCTCATCCAGCAGGCAGGACACTGTccagtcccctctccccaccatgtcctctcatcCAGCAGGCAGGACACCTACCAGTCCCTCCCCCACCATGTCCTCATCCCTCATCCAGCAGGCAGGACACCTACCAGTCCCCTGtaccccaccatgtcctctcatcCAGCAGGCAGGACAACCACCAGTCCCCTGtaccccaccatgtcctctcatcCAGCAGGCAGGACACCTGTCCAGTCCCCTCTTCACACCCATCCATGTCCTCCTCATCCAGCAGGCAGGACACCTTCCTTCTCTTCCACTTTCACCCCACCATGTCCTCCCTCATCCAGCAGGCAGGACACCCACCAGTCACTGTCCTGTATcccccaccatgtcctctcatcCAGCAGGCAGGACACCCACCAGTCACCTGTCCTTATCCCACCATGTCCTTCTCATCCAGCAGGCAGGACACCTCCAGTCCCCTAGTCACCCCACCATGTCCCTCATCCAGCAGGCAGGACAACCACCATCCCTCTGTACCCCACCATGTCCCTCATCCAGCAGGCAGGACACCTGCCAGTCCCCTGttcccaccatgtcctctcatcCTGGGTTCCTAGTATTCATGGTCATAATCCTGCTCTTCCCTGGGGACTTTCAGAGGTAATACCTCCCTAGTCCCTATCCttatcctcctccactgttcattccatccctctatcctccacgcTTCCCTAGTCACTGTCCTtatcctcccttccttctcttcacactttcatccctctatcctccacacttCCCTAGTCACTGTCCCATCTTCCCCTCTTGCCTTCCAtccctcactccactcctccctaATAAGCGCCCCcaatcctcccctccatccctctatttcTCTTCAACCTCCCCTCGATCCCCCTTTTCCTCTtcaatccatccctccatcctctcctagtTCCCCCCGTCCCTTCCTTCCCCCAGGCAGCCTCTGTCACCTGGGCAGCAGCTGGAGCGAGGCAGCTCCCCTTTCTGTGCCCACTGTGCCCGTGCCAGGCTCACAGCCTCTGGCAGGAGGTGGCAGTGATGCCAGGTGAGCCATTAACACAGCCACCCTCCAGGCATGTAGCCCTCACATCCAAGGGTGAGTGttggtgagtgtgtgtctgtgtttccgtGTAATGCCCACACAttgaggaccacacacacacacacacacacacacacacacacacacacacacacacacacacacacacacacaaacacacacacagcacatacactTAAATG is a window encoding:
- the LOC124028530 gene encoding DNA-directed RNA polymerase II subunit RPB1-like, encoding MSSHPAGRTPTSSLYPTLSPHPAGRTPTSPLYPTMSPHPAGRTPTSPLYPTMSPHPAGRTPTSPLYPTMSPHPAGRTPTSPLYPTMSSHPAGRTPTSSLYPTMSPHPAGRTPTSPLYPTMSPHPAGRTPTSSLYPTMSPHPAGRTPTSPLYPTMSPHPAGRTPTSPLYPTMSSHPAGRTPTSHLYLTMSPHPAGRTPTSPLYPTMSSHPAGRTPTSHLYPTMSSHPAGSLCHLGSSWSEAAPLSVPTVPVPGSQPLAGGGSDA